The following are from one region of the Streptomyces fradiae genome:
- a CDS encoding MHYT domain-containing protein — translation MGHLDHATYGWLTPVLSYAMACTGAALGLRCTVRALDTTGRSRRNWLLTAASAIGTGIWTMHFVAMLGFGVTGTDIRYDVPLTLLSLLIAMGVTGVGVFAVGYGRDRIRSLLIGGLTTGVGVASMHYMGMAALNLHGHVRYDPLLVALSVVIAVVAATAALWAALNIHAPAAVALASLVMGAAVSSMHYTGMFAVDVTVTPSAAPLPGASVMQFIFPLAVGLGSYLFITSAFVALSPTAGERAAYASAGRLTEPDERAVDVAPPGFRSDPDPDTRSPRPTAPGPAYAHPSGPVHSPTDPHDARAH, via the coding sequence ATGGGACACCTGGACCACGCCACCTACGGCTGGCTGACACCTGTGCTGTCGTACGCGATGGCCTGCACCGGCGCCGCCCTCGGACTGCGCTGCACCGTGCGCGCCCTCGACACGACCGGCCGCTCGCGCCGCAACTGGCTGCTCACCGCCGCCTCCGCGATCGGCACCGGCATCTGGACGATGCACTTCGTCGCGATGCTCGGCTTCGGCGTCACCGGAACCGACATCCGCTACGACGTCCCCCTCACCCTGCTCAGCCTGCTCATCGCCATGGGCGTCACGGGCGTCGGGGTCTTCGCCGTCGGATACGGCCGCGACCGGATCCGATCGCTCCTGATCGGTGGACTGACCACGGGCGTCGGCGTCGCGAGCATGCACTACATGGGCATGGCCGCCCTCAACCTGCACGGCCACGTGCGCTACGACCCGCTGCTCGTCGCCCTCTCCGTCGTCATCGCCGTGGTCGCCGCCACCGCCGCCCTCTGGGCCGCCCTCAACATCCACGCCCCGGCGGCCGTGGCCCTCGCCTCCCTCGTCATGGGCGCCGCCGTCAGCAGCATGCACTACACCGGCATGTTCGCCGTCGACGTCACCGTCACCCCCTCCGCCGCACCCCTTCCCGGCGCTTCCGTCATGCAGTTCATCTTCCCGCTCGCCGTGGGCCTCGGCTCCTACCTCTTCATCACCTCCGCCTTCGTCGCTCTCTCCCCGACGGCGGGCGAACGCGCCGCCTACGCCTCCGCCGGGCGCCTGACCGAACCCGACGAACGCGCCGTGGACGTCGCACCCCCGGGCTTCCGCTCGGACCCGGACCCGGACACCCGGTCGCCCCGCCCGACCGCCCCCGGCCCCGCTTACGCCCACCCGTCGGGGCCGGTGCACAGCCCGACCGATCCCCACGATGCCAGGGCGCACTGA
- a CDS encoding nitrate- and nitrite sensing domain-containing protein, giving the protein MRTPRRPPAPGAPAQPPTAARGRRAHAGPPADETAPGGPAAPASAGPGVPGPDGPAVAATAPLPVPAPAPAAGATGASAPTPTPASTPAPAPPAARRGGRGIRPRTVRAKIVSLLMVPVVSLLALWGFATVSTAQDIARLRHLQSVDTEVRGPVTVAVAALQDERRAAVRQAAAPGTTRAAELENRARASAAAVARLRLDERHTIGDNGSLPDDVATRVASFVGQAEALSALRTEAAEGRADAGRLYDAYTAAITTGLGIGGALAVADGTDAGAEARVLLELARAGEQLAREDTLLGAAHLTGSLDADRLRAFGGAVEARRALTDSATADLPPAQRTAWRNLTAQPDYRRLLAAEDRVRAAAPGRRAAQAVTSGEWDTVHAFVREGTAGIERAAHTDAAARHDPFGGGAFSAGGAAVLLGLAAVAASLVISVRIGRGLVVELISLRNGALEIARRKLPGAMRRLRAGEEIDVLAEAPPGPAPQDEIGQVGEALTTVHRAALSAAVERAELASGISGVFVNLARRSQVLVHRQLNLLDSMERRADDPNELGDLFKLDHLTTRMRRHAESLIILSGAAPGRAWRLPVPLTNVVRAAVSEIEDYARVEMRRLPETAVVGGAVADLTHLLAELIENAAQFSPPHTKVRISGEPVGNGYALEIEDRGLGMGRDSLAEANARIDRSEALDLFDSDRLGLFVVSRLASRHAVKVHLRTSPYGGTTAVVLLPTDLLQNTAPQEEFSTPAPPAVPAPAPVPAAAPSVPGPRAPQVPAASAEPERPPAAVTALRHRGRNLAPAPSRTASPSVPQRPQLPAGPPTTGAVSATGGPGEDPGADLPRRVRQASLVPQLREAPPAPPAGPGTAPAGAGGAAGAGSGADERTPEQVRDRMSAYRDGWRRGGGPDPGAAVPPVRRPLGPGHAMSTGHGATPGHGPSPDPETDPAQGQGQGQVHSRGHAPGERPASSEPGSEGDDE; this is encoded by the coding sequence ATGCGAACTCCCCGCAGGCCCCCGGCCCCCGGGGCCCCCGCCCAGCCGCCCACGGCGGCCCGCGGGCGCCGCGCGCACGCCGGGCCGCCCGCCGACGAGACGGCCCCAGGCGGACCCGCGGCCCCCGCCTCCGCAGGCCCGGGCGTCCCCGGCCCCGACGGCCCGGCGGTCGCAGCGACCGCCCCCCTGCCCGTACCCGCACCCGCTCCCGCCGCGGGGGCCACCGGGGCATCCGCACCGACCCCGACACCGGCCTCCACCCCGGCCCCCGCCCCGCCCGCGGCGCGCCGCGGAGGTCGGGGCATCCGCCCCCGTACCGTCCGCGCGAAGATCGTGTCGCTGCTCATGGTGCCGGTCGTCTCACTGCTCGCCCTGTGGGGCTTCGCCACCGTCTCCACCGCGCAGGACATCGCCCGCCTCCGCCACCTGCAGTCCGTGGACACCGAGGTGCGAGGGCCGGTCACCGTCGCGGTCGCCGCCCTCCAGGACGAGCGCCGCGCCGCCGTACGTCAGGCGGCCGCCCCCGGCACCACCCGTGCCGCCGAACTCGAGAACCGCGCCCGGGCCAGTGCCGCCGCCGTCGCCCGCCTCCGCCTCGACGAGCGGCACACCATCGGCGACAACGGAAGCCTCCCCGACGACGTCGCGACCCGCGTCGCGTCCTTCGTCGGCCAGGCCGAGGCGCTCAGCGCACTGCGCACCGAGGCCGCCGAGGGGCGCGCCGACGCCGGCCGCCTCTACGACGCGTACACGGCGGCCATCACCACGGGACTCGGCATCGGCGGAGCCCTCGCCGTGGCCGACGGCACCGACGCCGGCGCCGAGGCCCGGGTCCTGCTCGAACTCGCCCGCGCCGGCGAACAGCTGGCCCGGGAGGACACCCTTCTCGGCGCCGCCCACCTCACCGGTTCACTCGACGCCGACCGGCTGCGCGCCTTCGGCGGCGCCGTCGAGGCCCGCCGCGCCCTGACCGATTCCGCCACCGCCGATCTGCCCCCGGCCCAGCGCACCGCCTGGCGCAACCTCACCGCCCAGCCGGACTACCGCCGGCTGCTTGCCGCCGAGGACCGGGTCCGTGCCGCCGCACCCGGCCGGCGCGCCGCCCAGGCCGTCACCTCGGGGGAGTGGGACACCGTCCACGCCTTCGTCCGCGAGGGCACCGCCGGCATCGAGCGGGCCGCGCACACGGACGCGGCCGCGCGCCACGATCCTTTCGGCGGCGGCGCGTTCAGCGCCGGCGGTGCCGCCGTACTCCTCGGCCTCGCCGCCGTCGCCGCCTCCCTCGTCATCTCCGTACGCATCGGCCGCGGCCTCGTCGTGGAGCTCATCAGCCTCCGCAACGGCGCTCTGGAGATCGCCCGCCGCAAACTCCCCGGCGCCATGCGCCGGCTGCGGGCCGGAGAGGAGATCGACGTCCTGGCCGAGGCCCCGCCCGGGCCCGCCCCGCAGGACGAGATCGGCCAGGTCGGCGAGGCCCTCACCACCGTCCACCGCGCGGCCCTGTCCGCCGCCGTCGAGCGTGCCGAACTCGCCAGCGGCATCTCCGGGGTCTTCGTCAACCTCGCCCGGCGCAGCCAGGTCCTGGTGCACCGCCAGCTCAACCTGCTCGACAGCATGGAACGGCGCGCCGACGACCCGAACGAACTCGGCGACCTCTTCAAGCTCGACCACCTCACCACCCGCATGCGGCGCCATGCCGAGAGCCTGATCATCCTCTCCGGCGCCGCCCCCGGCCGCGCCTGGCGCCTGCCCGTCCCCCTCACCAACGTCGTACGGGCCGCCGTCTCCGAAATCGAGGACTACGCGCGCGTGGAGATGCGCAGACTCCCCGAGACCGCCGTCGTCGGCGGCGCCGTCGCTGACCTCACCCACCTGCTCGCCGAACTCATCGAGAACGCCGCCCAGTTCTCCCCGCCGCACACCAAGGTGCGGATCAGCGGCGAACCCGTCGGCAACGGCTATGCCCTGGAGATCGAGGACCGCGGACTCGGCATGGGCCGGGACTCCCTCGCCGAGGCCAACGCCCGGATCGACCGCTCCGAGGCGCTCGACCTCTTCGACAGCGACCGCCTCGGCCTGTTCGTGGTGAGCCGCCTCGCCTCCCGGCATGCCGTCAAGGTGCACCTCCGCACCTCCCCGTACGGCGGCACCACCGCCGTCGTTCTGCTCCCCACCGACCTGCTCCAGAACACTGCGCCGCAGGAGGAGTTCAGCACGCCCGCGCCGCCCGCCGTCCCGGCTCCGGCCCCCGTGCCGGCGGCGGCGCCGTCCGTGCCGGGGCCCCGCGCGCCGCAGGTGCCCGCCGCGAGCGCCGAGCCGGAGCGGCCCCCGGCCGCCGTCACCGCCCTGCGCCACCGCGGCCGGAACCTCGCCCCGGCCCCGTCCCGTACGGCATCTCCGTCCGTACCGCAGCGCCCCCAGCTCCCGGCCGGGCCGCCCACCACGGGCGCCGTGTCCGCGACCGGAGGGCCGGGCGAGGACCCGGGCGCCGACCTGCCCCGGCGCGTACGGCAGGCCAGCCTCGTACCGCAGCTTCGCGAGGCACCGCCCGCGCCGCCCGCCGGTCCCGGGACGGCTCCGGCCGGTGCCGGTGGCGCCGCCGGTGCGGGCAGCGGCGCGGACGAGCGGACACCGGAACAGGTCCGCGACCGCATGTCCGCATACCGCGACGGCTGGCGCCGGGGCGGCGGCCCCGACCCCGGCGCCGCCGTACCCCCGGTCCGACGCCCGCTCGGCCCCGGCCACGCCATGAGCACAGGCCACGGCGCGACCCCTGGCCACGGACCGAGTCCCGACCCGGAGACCGACCCCGCCCAGGGGCAGGGCCAGGGTCAGGTCCACAGCCGGGGCCACGCCCCCGGCGAGCGCCCCGCATCCAGCGAACCCGGCAGCGAAGGAGACGACGAATGA
- a CDS encoding roadblock/LC7 domain-containing protein, which yields MIDHERISHHRSGELDWLLDDLVTRVREVRHTVVLSSDGLAVGASSGLSREDAEHLAAIASGFHSLAKGAGRQFHTGGVRQTMVEMDDGFLFVAAAGDGSCLAVLSGIHADIGLIAYEMARLVKRVGEHLYTPPRLTVTPPAAG from the coding sequence ATGATCGACCACGAGAGGATTTCCCACCACCGCTCCGGCGAACTGGACTGGCTCCTGGACGACCTGGTCACGCGCGTCCGCGAGGTCCGCCACACCGTGGTCCTCTCCAGCGACGGCCTCGCCGTCGGCGCCTCCAGCGGACTCAGCCGCGAGGACGCCGAGCACCTGGCCGCCATCGCGTCCGGCTTCCACAGCCTCGCCAAGGGCGCCGGACGGCAGTTCCACACCGGCGGCGTGCGCCAGACCATGGTCGAGATGGACGACGGCTTCCTCTTCGTCGCCGCCGCCGGGGACGGCTCCTGTCTCGCCGTTCTCAGCGGTATCCACGCCGACATCGGCCTCATCGCCTACGAGATGGCCCGCCTGGTCAAACGCGTCGGCGAGCACCTCTACACCCCGCCCCGGCTCACGGTCACTCCGCCGGCCGCGGGCTGA
- a CDS encoding DUF742 domain-containing protein — MNKDSTGGGPPLPGSQWYDAEAGPLVRPYAMTGGRTKPGPSNVRFDLIALVVVDDDPPDGAEEALLGPEHRALLAQCRAETQSVAELAADADLPVGVVRVLLGDLLEAGFVKVSRPVPPAQLPDERILREVIDGLRAL; from the coding sequence ATGAACAAGGACAGCACCGGCGGCGGACCGCCCCTGCCGGGCAGTCAGTGGTACGACGCCGAGGCCGGACCGCTGGTCCGCCCGTACGCCATGACCGGCGGCCGGACCAAGCCCGGACCGAGCAACGTACGGTTCGACCTCATCGCCCTGGTCGTCGTCGACGACGACCCGCCGGACGGGGCCGAAGAGGCCCTGCTCGGCCCCGAACACCGCGCCCTGCTCGCCCAGTGCCGGGCCGAGACCCAGTCCGTGGCCGAACTCGCCGCCGACGCCGACCTCCCCGTCGGGGTGGTCCGGGTCCTCCTGGGCGACCTCCTCGAAGCGGGCTTCGTGAAGGTCAGCAGACCCGTCCCGCCCGCGCAGCTGCCCGACGAACGGATCCTGAGGGAAGTAATCGATGGCCTACGAGCGCTCTGA
- a CDS encoding ATP/GTP-binding protein translates to MAYERSESTRAGGPDTTALALKILVAGGFGVGKTTLVGAVSEIRPLRTEERLSRVGEGVDDTGGVDQKSTTTVAMDFGRITIRAGLSLYLFGTPGQDRFWFLWDDLSQGALGAVVLADTRRLEDCFPAVDYFEHRGVPFVVAVNCFAGARTYGAHDVSRALDLDRGTPVVLCDARDRDSGKEVLIRLVEYAGRMHTARLLDSVDATADAADATGSSRPMG, encoded by the coding sequence ATGGCCTACGAGCGCTCTGAGAGCACCCGGGCGGGCGGCCCGGACACCACCGCCCTCGCCCTGAAGATCCTGGTCGCCGGCGGCTTCGGCGTCGGCAAGACCACCCTCGTCGGCGCGGTCAGCGAGATCCGCCCGCTGCGCACCGAGGAACGCCTCAGCCGGGTGGGCGAGGGCGTGGACGACACGGGAGGGGTCGACCAGAAGAGCACCACCACCGTGGCCATGGACTTCGGCCGCATCACCATCCGCGCGGGGCTCTCGCTCTACCTCTTCGGGACACCCGGCCAGGACCGCTTCTGGTTCCTCTGGGACGACCTGTCGCAGGGCGCGCTCGGCGCCGTCGTCCTCGCCGACACCCGCCGCCTGGAGGACTGCTTCCCCGCCGTCGACTACTTCGAGCACCGCGGTGTTCCCTTCGTCGTCGCCGTCAACTGCTTCGCGGGCGCCCGCACGTACGGCGCGCACGACGTCTCACGCGCCCTGGACCTGGACCGGGGCACCCCGGTGGTGCTGTGCGACGCCCGCGACCGGGACTCGGGCAAGGAGGTGCTGATCCGCCTCGTGGAGTACGCGGGCCGCATGCACACCGCCCGGCTGCTCGACTCGGTGGACGCGACGGCGGACGCGGCGGACGCGACGGGCTCGTCCCGCCCGATGGGCTAG
- a CDS encoding roadblock/LC7 domain-containing protein, translating to MALDRGLDWLLDDLTRRVGSIRHALVLSNDGLVTGASSGLEREDAEHLAAVSSGLHSLARGSGRHFKAGRPRQTMVEFDEALLFVTAAGEGSCLCVLSAAEADIGQVAYEMTLLVNRVGEHLGVAARQPGGADEA from the coding sequence ATGGCGCTGGACAGAGGACTCGACTGGCTTCTGGACGACCTGACCCGACGGGTCGGCTCGATACGGCACGCGCTCGTGCTGTCGAACGACGGCCTGGTGACGGGCGCGAGCAGCGGACTCGAGCGCGAGGACGCCGAGCATCTGGCCGCCGTCTCCTCGGGCCTGCACAGCCTGGCGCGCGGCTCTGGCCGCCACTTCAAGGCCGGCCGGCCCCGGCAGACCATGGTCGAGTTCGACGAGGCCCTGCTGTTCGTGACGGCGGCGGGCGAGGGCAGCTGCCTCTGCGTCCTGAGCGCGGCGGAAGCCGACATCGGCCAGGTCGCCTACGAGATGACGCTGCTGGTGAACCGGGTCGGTGAGCACCTGGGCGTGGCGGCCCGGCAGCCGGGCGGCGCGGACGAGGCCTAG